A window of the Chloroflexus sp. Y-396-1 genome harbors these coding sequences:
- a CDS encoding nucleotide sugar dehydrogenase, with protein sequence MFHELMNRIHERTAVVGVIGLGYVGLPLAERTGRVGFRVLGFDVSAERVAQVNRGESYIGDVSSAALATLRQSGRIEATTDVKRMGECDILVICVPTPLNATREPDMRYVEAASEQVAASIRSGQLVVLESTTYPGTTRELIMPRIERSGLRVGEQIFLAFSPERIDPGQTSSKGYSVENTPKVVGGMTPYCTELASAFYGYITTRVVPVSSPDVAELTKLFENIFRAVNIALVNELALLCDRMGINVWEVIEAAATKPYGFMKFTPGPGLGGHCIPIDPFYLTWKARAYDLTTRFIELAGEINSQMPRHVHDLVVRVLNRARKSLNGSTILLLGIAYKPDVDDYRESPAFKVYDLLTADGATVIPCDPHIHEFEMHDGRRMQTVPLSDEVLQQCDCAVIITNHSAFDYERIVTLAPAVVDTRNATRHIQGELRAKITVL encoded by the coding sequence ATGTTTCACGAATTGATGAATCGGATTCACGAGCGCACCGCAGTCGTCGGCGTGATTGGGCTTGGCTACGTTGGCTTGCCCCTGGCAGAACGTACCGGTCGGGTTGGTTTTCGAGTCTTGGGATTTGATGTCAGCGCCGAGCGGGTCGCACAGGTCAACCGAGGTGAGAGCTACATTGGCGATGTCTCCAGCGCAGCGCTAGCGACGTTGCGTCAGTCGGGGCGAATCGAAGCAACAACCGATGTTAAGCGGATGGGTGAGTGTGATATTCTGGTAATCTGCGTACCAACGCCACTGAACGCAACTCGCGAACCGGATATGCGCTACGTTGAAGCGGCAAGCGAGCAGGTGGCCGCCAGTATCCGCTCCGGTCAACTAGTGGTTCTGGAGAGTACTACCTACCCAGGGACGACTCGCGAGCTAATCATGCCCCGTATCGAGCGTTCTGGACTGCGCGTCGGTGAACAGATTTTCCTTGCCTTTTCGCCCGAACGGATTGATCCCGGTCAGACGAGTAGTAAAGGGTACAGCGTCGAAAATACGCCCAAAGTTGTGGGTGGTATGACACCCTACTGTACTGAACTAGCCAGTGCATTTTATGGCTACATTACGACTCGTGTGGTACCGGTGAGTTCACCCGATGTAGCCGAGTTGACAAAATTGTTCGAGAATATTTTTCGAGCCGTGAATATTGCGTTGGTCAATGAATTAGCTCTCCTGTGTGATCGCATGGGGATCAATGTCTGGGAAGTGATCGAGGCCGCAGCAACTAAACCTTACGGCTTTATGAAGTTTACCCCAGGCCCCGGCCTGGGTGGGCACTGCATTCCGATTGATCCTTTTTATCTGACCTGGAAAGCACGTGCGTATGATTTGACGACCCGATTTATCGAGCTGGCCGGTGAGATCAACAGCCAGATGCCCCGTCACGTCCACGATCTGGTTGTGCGGGTACTCAATCGCGCTCGTAAGTCACTGAACGGTAGCACAATTCTGTTGTTAGGAATTGCGTACAAGCCCGATGTAGATGATTACCGCGAGTCGCCGGCATTCAAAGTCTACGACTTGCTCACAGCCGATGGCGCGACCGTCATTCCCTGCGATCCCCACATCCACGAATTTGAAATGCACGATGGTCGTCGGATGCAGACAGTACCCCTGAGTGATGAGGTGTTACAACAGTGTGACTGTGCCGTCATTATCACCAATCACAGCGCTTTCGATTATGAGCGGATTGTGACGCTGGCGCCGGCAGTAGTCGATACCCGCAATGCAACTCGCCACATCCAGGGTGAATTGCGGGCAAAGATTACAGTATTGTAG
- a CDS encoding glycosyltransferase family 2 protein — translation MQREVRLSIIIPCYNAATTLGEQLAALANQTWEQPWEVIVADNGSHDDSRRVAADFLMRMPHLRIVDAGARRGGAFARNEGARHARGTALAFVDADDVVAPGWVAAIGQALDRHPFVASRFDIERLNQHSWLSRTRRNPQADGLQRVSYPPYLPHAGGSGLAIERKLHEQVGGFDETLPRLMDTDYCFRVQLQCQVPLTFVPEALVYVRYRDTLRGMLRQTRERAIANVALARRYSEQQDKRNTSLSPWLSYARRWLRQVGRLTKIRQREQFAEWLRMNAWLIGLLQGSLQYRCPPLAI, via the coding sequence GTGCAGCGAGAAGTTCGGCTCAGTATCATCATTCCGTGCTATAACGCTGCCACAACCCTGGGTGAACAGTTGGCAGCACTTGCTAATCAAACGTGGGAACAACCGTGGGAAGTCATCGTGGCCGATAACGGTTCTCATGACGACTCACGCCGGGTAGCAGCCGATTTTCTCATGCGAATGCCACACCTCCGCATCGTCGATGCCGGTGCTCGCCGAGGAGGCGCATTCGCTCGCAACGAGGGTGCCCGGCATGCACGAGGGACGGCACTGGCATTTGTTGACGCAGATGACGTAGTCGCCCCTGGATGGGTCGCCGCAATTGGTCAAGCTCTCGACCGACATCCGTTTGTCGCTTCACGGTTCGATATTGAACGTCTCAACCAGCATTCATGGCTGAGCCGAACACGGCGCAATCCACAGGCAGACGGTTTACAGCGCGTGAGTTATCCGCCGTACCTGCCCCACGCCGGTGGTTCAGGGCTGGCTATCGAACGAAAGCTACACGAGCAGGTCGGCGGTTTCGACGAAACATTACCGCGCCTGATGGATACTGATTACTGCTTCCGTGTTCAGTTGCAATGTCAGGTACCGCTGACATTTGTGCCTGAAGCGCTCGTGTATGTGCGCTATCGCGATACCCTGCGTGGGATGTTGCGGCAGACTCGTGAACGGGCAATTGCTAATGTGGCATTAGCCCGTCGATATAGCGAGCAGCAGGACAAGAGGAATACATCATTATCACCCTGGCTCTCATACGCACGGCGCTGGCTGCGTCAGGTGGGACGCCTAACAAAGATACGGCAGCGTGAGCAATTTGCCGAATGGCTACGGATGAATGCATGGCTGATCGGATTACTTCAGGGTAGTTTGCAATACCGTTGCCCACCACTGGCAATTTAA
- a CDS encoding polysaccharide deacetylase family protein — translation MAPQSQPTRLAGIWSFRHWLAPLGRRLFGTLVRVETTEPLVALTFDDGPHPVYTSQILELCNVAQARATFFVIGKHAAAHRDIVTRIRAEGHAIGNHTFTHIRMPQTRRRRRWQELWQTQQVLLPYRVHLFRPPYGGQSYGSRFDALLFGYEVVGWTFHIEDWVYQPAEQLATRLVEQIRPGSIVLLHDRLVNPRDPNAADRSNLVSALAMVLPALSHTYRFVTVPELLRTGKPVRVPWFRPAL, via the coding sequence TTGGCACCACAATCGCAACCGACAAGATTGGCTGGTATCTGGTCATTCCGACACTGGCTGGCACCGCTAGGGCGACGTCTGTTCGGCACACTGGTACGAGTTGAGACGACAGAACCTCTGGTTGCCCTGACTTTTGACGATGGGCCACACCCTGTTTATACATCGCAAATTCTTGAACTATGTAACGTTGCTCAAGCCCGAGCGACCTTCTTCGTGATCGGGAAACATGCGGCTGCGCACCGCGACATCGTCACACGGATCAGAGCCGAAGGGCACGCGATTGGCAATCACACGTTCACCCACATCCGCATGCCACAAACCCGACGCCGGCGGCGCTGGCAGGAATTGTGGCAGACGCAGCAGGTGTTGTTGCCCTATCGTGTACACTTGTTTCGACCACCGTATGGTGGTCAGTCTTACGGTTCACGTTTCGATGCGCTCCTTTTTGGCTATGAAGTGGTTGGCTGGACGTTCCACATCGAAGATTGGGTATACCAACCGGCCGAGCAGTTAGCGACCCGGCTGGTTGAGCAGATACGTCCGGGGAGCATCGTCTTGTTGCATGATCGGCTGGTCAACCCGCGTGATCCAAACGCTGCTGATCGTTCCAACCTGGTATCGGCGTTAGCTATGGTACTCCCCGCCTTAAGCCACACATACCGTTTTGTAACCGTGCCTGAGTTGCTTCGTACCGGTAAGCCGGTACGAGTACCGTGGTTTCGTCCGGCGTTGTAA
- a CDS encoding bifunctional sulfate adenylyltransferase/adenylylsulfate kinase — MHDDTFLIPPYGGRLINLVVSPEEREELLAESSRLPSIQISMRSLCDLELLATGGFSPLTGFMGRADYERVLEEMRLADGTLWPIPVTLPVEQSRFGSDRIVLRDVHNNPLAIMEVSEVYPWDAEREALAVAGTTDPRHPLVAEMARWGKFYAAGRLRVFNLPRYYDFTDLRRTPAEVRRLLQAMGRPNVVAFQTRNPMHRIHEELTKRAAAQIDGSLLIHPVVGMTKPGDVDHFTRVRSYRLLVDKYYDPSRTLLSLLPLAMRMAGPREAVWHAIIRRNYGANHFIVGRDHAGPGNDSHGKPFYAPYAAQELLAHHAAEIGVKMIPFTELVYLKHEGRYVPIDEVPPGAEIATISGSQVRDEYLAKGRLLPEWFTRPETAEILRQMYPPRHRQGFCVWFTGLSGAGKSTIAAILNVLLLERGRTPTILDGDVVRTHLSKGLGFSREDRDTNILRIGFVASAVVKAGGAVICAAVSPYRAARNECRTMIGSDQFIEVFVDTPLEVCEQRDVKGLYAKARRGEIRGFTGIDDPYEPPVNPELTLSTIDVSPEENARKIIRYLEEKGFLEA; from the coding sequence ATGCACGATGACACGTTCCTGATCCCACCGTATGGTGGTCGCCTGATCAATTTAGTTGTATCGCCTGAGGAACGTGAAGAACTACTTGCCGAGTCTTCACGTTTACCTTCGATCCAGATTTCAATGCGCAGTCTGTGTGATCTGGAACTCCTCGCCACCGGTGGCTTTTCGCCACTGACCGGCTTCATGGGACGGGCTGATTATGAGCGTGTGCTGGAAGAGATGCGCCTGGCCGACGGCACCCTCTGGCCAATTCCGGTGACGCTGCCAGTTGAGCAGAGTCGTTTCGGCAGCGATCGCATCGTCTTGCGTGATGTGCATAACAACCCGCTGGCAATTATGGAAGTCAGCGAAGTATATCCTTGGGACGCTGAACGGGAAGCCCTGGCAGTAGCCGGAACAACCGATCCGCGCCACCCACTGGTGGCCGAGATGGCGCGCTGGGGGAAGTTCTATGCCGCCGGGCGTTTGCGCGTCTTCAATCTGCCGCGCTACTATGACTTCACCGATCTACGACGCACACCGGCTGAAGTCCGCCGTTTGTTACAGGCGATGGGACGGCCAAACGTGGTGGCCTTTCAAACCCGCAACCCCATGCATCGCATCCACGAAGAACTCACTAAGCGCGCCGCTGCGCAGATCGATGGCAGCCTGCTTATCCATCCCGTTGTAGGGATGACCAAGCCCGGCGACGTTGATCATTTTACCCGTGTGCGCAGCTATCGGCTATTGGTCGATAAATATTACGATCCTAGCCGTACCCTATTAAGTTTACTGCCGTTAGCGATGCGTATGGCTGGCCCCCGTGAAGCAGTCTGGCACGCGATTATTCGCCGTAACTATGGCGCCAACCACTTCATCGTTGGCCGTGACCATGCCGGCCCAGGCAATGACAGCCATGGAAAGCCGTTCTATGCACCCTATGCAGCACAAGAACTGCTGGCACATCACGCGGCTGAGATTGGGGTGAAGATGATCCCCTTCACCGAGCTGGTGTATCTCAAACATGAAGGCCGCTACGTACCGATTGATGAAGTTCCACCCGGAGCTGAAATTGCAACTATTTCCGGTTCGCAAGTGCGTGATGAGTACCTGGCTAAAGGACGTTTGTTGCCAGAATGGTTTACACGCCCAGAGACGGCTGAGATTCTGCGGCAAATGTACCCACCACGACACCGCCAGGGCTTTTGTGTCTGGTTCACCGGCCTGAGCGGCGCCGGTAAATCAACCATTGCTGCCATTCTCAATGTGTTGTTGCTCGAGCGTGGTCGAACTCCAACGATTCTCGACGGAGATGTTGTCCGTACCCATCTCTCGAAGGGGTTAGGTTTTTCACGTGAAGATCGCGATACCAACATCTTACGCATTGGCTTTGTCGCCAGCGCTGTAGTAAAAGCCGGTGGTGCCGTGATCTGTGCAGCGGTTAGTCCGTACCGAGCAGCTCGAAACGAATGTCGCACGATGATCGGGAGCGATCAGTTTATCGAGGTCTTTGTCGATACCCCTCTTGAAGTATGTGAGCAACGGGATGTCAAGGGTTTATACGCCAAGGCCCGACGCGGCGAAATACGAGGATTTACAGGTATCGATGATCCGTATGAACCACCGGTAAACCCTGAATTGACCTTATCTACCATCGATGTGAGTCCAGAAGAGAATGCACGCAAGATCATTCGGTATCTGGAAGAGAAGGGATTTCTGGAGGCCTAA
- a CDS encoding sulfotransferase domain-containing protein: protein MSTVFTKVRHTLRRWLKGPHADLGFRPQPDFYYLASFPKSGNTWVRFLLANLLAGRELELQGFGRYVPDSHIKGDLAYMADPTTPFNQMRPRFVKTHLYYRPIFRRAIYIVRDGRDAMTSFYHWRNRRSGKPVSLREIIVGETYWGRWSDHVLGWLNSGCELLVVKYEDLYADTAGQLRRILDFCHLHASEEQIAAAVAASSFERMRAKEKAAQGAETPLFVRKGGSGDWRNLFSPADEDLFWQYHRAGMIAAGYGDRVS from the coding sequence ATGAGTACTGTCTTCACGAAAGTACGGCACACGTTGCGCCGATGGTTGAAAGGCCCGCACGCCGATCTCGGTTTTAGACCCCAACCCGATTTCTACTACCTGGCCTCGTTTCCCAAATCGGGCAATACATGGGTACGATTCTTATTGGCAAATCTGCTTGCCGGCAGAGAATTGGAGTTGCAGGGATTTGGCCGCTATGTACCCGATAGCCATATCAAAGGCGATCTGGCCTACATGGCCGATCCGACTACACCTTTCAACCAGATGCGGCCACGTTTCGTGAAGACCCATCTTTATTATCGACCAATCTTTCGCCGTGCAATCTACATCGTGCGTGATGGCCGTGATGCGATGACCTCGTTCTACCACTGGCGTAACCGACGATCCGGTAAACCGGTTAGTCTACGTGAGATTATCGTCGGTGAAACTTACTGGGGACGTTGGTCGGATCACGTGCTGGGTTGGCTCAACAGCGGCTGTGAGTTGCTTGTCGTGAAGTACGAAGATCTCTACGCCGATACGGCCGGACAGTTACGTCGTATTCTCGATTTCTGTCACTTGCATGCAAGCGAGGAACAGATTGCTGCCGCAGTCGCAGCCTCGTCGTTTGAGCGCATGCGAGCCAAAGAAAAAGCTGCTCAGGGTGCAGAAACGCCACTGTTCGTTCGCAAAGGTGGCTCTGGCGATTGGCGAAACCTCTTTTCACCCGCTGATGAAGACTTGTTCTGGCAATACCACCGTGCAGGCATGATCGCTGCCGGATACGGTGATCGCGTGTCGTGA
- a CDS encoding acyltransferase, translating into MRQKLVQLWTDLWMRRAGPDRWGKVASWLAAWPYAPYKARVALAHRYVQGYIAPSAQISGRRIKRGRHTFIGDGVVIYQRQDGGQIELGDFVELHRDTIIECGRGGSLTIGERTGIQPRCQLSAYVEQIIIGCRCQIAPQCAFYPYDHGTAAGQPIHNQPLTSRGPIVLEDDVWLGYGVVVLSGVTIGAGTVVGAGSVVTRNLPAGVIAVGVPARIIRERTAQDIDYPR; encoded by the coding sequence ATGCGGCAAAAATTAGTACAGCTTTGGACCGATCTGTGGATGCGACGGGCCGGCCCTGATCGATGGGGGAAAGTGGCAAGCTGGCTGGCCGCCTGGCCGTATGCACCTTACAAGGCGCGTGTCGCACTGGCTCATCGCTACGTCCAGGGATACATTGCGCCATCGGCCCAGATTAGTGGTCGCCGCATTAAGCGTGGTCGTCATACTTTCATTGGCGACGGTGTCGTGATATACCAACGTCAAGATGGAGGTCAGATCGAACTCGGTGACTTTGTCGAGTTACATCGCGATACCATTATTGAATGTGGTCGTGGTGGAAGCCTGACCATCGGCGAACGAACCGGAATCCAGCCCCGCTGTCAATTGTCGGCGTATGTCGAACAGATCATCATCGGGTGTAGATGTCAGATTGCCCCCCAATGCGCGTTTTACCCCTACGACCATGGTACTGCTGCTGGTCAACCCATTCACAATCAACCGCTGACCAGTCGCGGACCAATTGTGCTTGAGGATGATGTCTGGCTAGGCTACGGTGTGGTAGTGCTATCAGGCGTGACCATTGGCGCCGGTACGGTGGTTGGCGCTGGCAGTGTTGTTACGCGCAACCTGCCGGCCGGTGTCATCGCTGTAGGTGTACCGGCGCGGATTATCCGTGAACGTACCGCACAAGATATTGATTACCCAAGGTGA
- a CDS encoding glycosyltransferase family 2 protein — MGATVTVAIPVYKRLTYVAQAIQSVAAQDYPAIELIVSDNGCNGDAVVNLVRANYPRPFVFRQNETSVPIVEHFNQLLAAATGDYFILLSDDDELAPGYITAMVKALEAHPEAAAVISRVEVIDEHNQVIGSTADRPLPPRLMSGPDWIRRWGAYQHKFVCFTTNLARTAELRAVGGYPDFDGGNGVDNALLVVLSINRSIIYCDDAIFRHRIYDTSFGKSVGVQSLARASRQFLAFLDQHPVLRAYAQQHPQDWATCREAIIRVIWTTYYGRWRQLYRGRERYIDWLKAGFALPFIPAYYRRALPEMFYSLPAIGPLARRRLAIR, encoded by the coding sequence ATGGGAGCGACGGTAACGGTAGCGATCCCGGTCTATAAACGTCTAACATATGTTGCGCAGGCAATCCAATCGGTAGCGGCTCAGGACTACCCGGCGATTGAACTCATCGTCTCTGACAACGGTTGTAACGGTGATGCGGTTGTCAATCTGGTGCGTGCGAACTATCCACGACCGTTTGTCTTTCGCCAAAACGAAACTTCAGTGCCCATTGTGGAACACTTTAATCAGTTGCTGGCCGCAGCAACTGGTGATTACTTCATCCTGTTGAGCGATGATGACGAGCTGGCTCCCGGCTACATTACGGCAATGGTCAAGGCGCTTGAAGCCCATCCCGAAGCAGCAGCGGTTATCTCACGAGTAGAAGTGATCGATGAACACAACCAGGTCATCGGCTCAACTGCCGACCGCCCACTGCCACCGCGACTGATGAGTGGTCCAGACTGGATTCGCCGATGGGGGGCTTACCAGCACAAGTTTGTTTGTTTCACCACCAATCTGGCACGCACAGCTGAGCTACGAGCAGTGGGTGGGTATCCTGATTTCGATGGCGGGAATGGTGTGGATAATGCACTTCTGGTAGTGCTGAGTATCAATCGGAGCATTATCTATTGCGATGATGCCATCTTTCGCCACCGCATTTACGATACCAGCTTCGGCAAATCGGTTGGTGTCCAGAGCCTGGCCCGTGCTTCGCGCCAGTTTCTCGCATTTCTTGACCAACATCCGGTATTACGGGCATATGCTCAGCAGCATCCGCAAGACTGGGCTACCTGCCGTGAGGCCATTATTCGCGTGATCTGGACGACGTATTACGGACGCTGGCGTCAACTCTATCGGGGGCGGGAACGGTACATTGACTGGTTGAAAGCCGGTTTTGCCTTGCCGTTTATTCCGGCCTACTATCGACGGGCATTGCCCGAAATGTTCTATTCATTACCGGCAATTGGGCCATTAGCGCGTCGGCGCCTGGCAATACGGTGA
- a CDS encoding glycosyltransferase family 4 protein: MRVVHLSTNDISGGAARAAYRLHRALLAIGCQSRMLVANRRSDDPTVQAIPPATNLITNLQRRWRNWRIRRAMQPYKQTRPAGLEPFSDDRSRYGAELVRALPPCDVVNLHWVAGFVDYTTFFRTVPRWVPIVWRLSDQQPFTGGCHYNEGCDRYTTACGACPQLGSQNEHDLSRQIWIRKRDALAAVPPGRLHIVALNRWMATEVRRSSLFGQLPVHIIPNGLDTTVFMPYDQAYARATLGLPQQAHIVLFVAMSVNNRRKGFAELTAALAGMRDEPNLLLVSIGRNPPPITTAIAHHPLGVINDDTRLALVYSAADLFVIPSLQDNMPGTVLEALACGTPVVGFDTGGISELVRPGQTGWLAPVGDVDALRAAIQRLLNNPDERLYMSRQCRAIALAEYRQDLQAQRYLELYHQITTDCVSAT; the protein is encoded by the coding sequence ATGCGAGTTGTGCATCTCAGCACCAACGATATAAGCGGTGGGGCAGCACGAGCTGCGTATCGGCTTCACCGGGCGTTGCTGGCAATAGGTTGTCAATCGCGCATGCTGGTGGCAAACCGGCGGAGCGATGACCCAACCGTGCAGGCAATACCCCCAGCAACCAACCTGATCACGAACTTACAACGACGCTGGCGGAACTGGCGCATCCGGCGGGCAATGCAACCCTACAAGCAAACACGTCCGGCAGGGCTTGAGCCATTCAGTGATGATCGCAGTCGGTATGGCGCAGAGCTGGTACGGGCATTACCACCGTGTGATGTTGTCAATTTGCACTGGGTAGCCGGGTTTGTTGACTACACCACATTCTTTCGTACCGTACCGCGCTGGGTACCAATTGTCTGGCGATTATCCGATCAGCAGCCATTCACGGGAGGATGTCACTACAATGAGGGATGTGATCGTTATACAACAGCTTGTGGCGCATGTCCACAACTTGGTTCACAGAACGAACACGACCTTTCGCGCCAGATTTGGATACGTAAACGGGATGCCCTGGCCGCAGTACCACCAGGCCGACTACACATTGTAGCGCTCAATCGCTGGATGGCAACTGAAGTACGACGGAGTTCGCTATTTGGTCAATTGCCGGTACATATCATACCCAACGGTCTTGATACAACGGTTTTTATGCCCTACGATCAGGCTTACGCACGAGCCACCCTAGGTTTACCACAACAGGCGCATATCGTGCTCTTCGTGGCTATGTCGGTGAATAACCGACGGAAAGGTTTTGCTGAATTGACAGCAGCATTGGCCGGTATGCGAGATGAACCGAATCTTCTGCTCGTTTCAATTGGCCGCAATCCACCGCCAATCACGACAGCGATTGCGCATCATCCCCTCGGTGTGATCAATGATGATACACGGCTGGCATTAGTGTATAGCGCGGCTGACCTTTTTGTCATCCCTTCGCTGCAAGATAATATGCCCGGTACGGTGCTGGAAGCGTTAGCGTGTGGTACACCGGTTGTGGGTTTTGATACTGGCGGGATAAGCGAGCTTGTGCGACCCGGTCAAACTGGCTGGCTAGCACCGGTCGGTGATGTTGATGCCCTCCGTGCAGCGATACAGCGTCTCTTAAACAACCCTGATGAGCGGCTATATATGAGCCGCCAGTGTCGTGCGATAGCCTTGGCCGAATACCGTCAGGACCTACAGGCACAACGTTATCTGGAACTCTACCATCAGATTACTACTGACTGCGTTTCAGCAACATAG
- a CDS encoding polysaccharide biosynthesis tyrosine autokinase has protein sequence MELKNYLLFAWRWAWLIILFALIGVGIGYAYSQTQPRLYEASTMLMVNQDQGIFARPSPTLEDLRARERYALTVRELLLVRPVLERAAGMVEGVTPAQLAVRSSTKEVGKTELFLLSVRDTDRQRAIKLADAIVASFQALERDLLDNPYAQASTLIVVDPAYAKRTPVSPDYTGNMILSAFIAVLIAIVIGFLYDYFNTRISDESDLDRRGGGRPLLTVGKLKGTTPTAQLVTLHDPTSLDAESYRMFRLYLDTLPADERPHVIAVISADSGEGRSLTAANLAVALAQTGQRVLLVDANLRAPTLHTLFDLPNQGGFVNLLSGTAQAIEPFLRVTTQSNLYLLTAGNTTGLPAQLLGSHYLDKTLKALRQYAEVIIIDTAPLLIFADTTLLLRSVDTTLAVVRSGRTTEDRLRQMLELLRQTDIACLGIVLNGVARRRRRLFLPNIRPTQPTTPMVVANRSEIVGDAGD, from the coding sequence TTGGAACTCAAAAACTATCTTCTTTTCGCGTGGCGTTGGGCATGGTTAATTATTCTGTTCGCGCTCATTGGTGTTGGTATCGGCTACGCTTATTCACAAACGCAGCCAAGGTTATACGAAGCCTCAACAATGCTGATGGTCAATCAGGATCAGGGCATCTTTGCCCGTCCTTCGCCAACGCTCGAAGATTTACGGGCACGTGAACGCTACGCTCTAACGGTGCGAGAATTGCTTTTAGTTCGGCCAGTGCTCGAACGGGCGGCGGGAATGGTGGAAGGAGTAACACCTGCACAATTGGCAGTTCGTAGCAGTACTAAAGAGGTTGGTAAGACTGAACTGTTCCTCCTTTCAGTGCGCGATACCGATCGGCAACGGGCTATCAAGTTAGCCGATGCAATTGTAGCTTCATTCCAGGCTCTAGAACGCGATCTCCTTGATAATCCCTACGCACAGGCATCTACACTTATCGTCGTTGATCCGGCGTATGCGAAACGTACTCCGGTCAGTCCTGATTATACTGGCAACATGATCCTCAGCGCATTTATTGCGGTGTTGATCGCAATTGTGATTGGCTTCCTATATGACTATTTCAACACCCGCATCAGCGATGAGAGCGATCTTGATCGCCGCGGTGGGGGACGGCCACTGCTGACAGTTGGGAAACTCAAAGGCACAACGCCAACTGCGCAACTGGTAACGTTACATGACCCTACCTCACTCGATGCAGAATCTTACAGAATGTTCCGGCTATACCTCGATACATTGCCTGCCGATGAACGTCCACACGTGATCGCCGTCATCAGTGCCGACAGTGGCGAAGGTCGTAGTCTCACGGCTGCCAACCTAGCAGTGGCACTAGCCCAAACCGGACAGCGAGTACTATTAGTTGATGCGAATCTCCGTGCGCCGACGTTACATACGCTGTTCGACCTCCCCAACCAGGGCGGTTTCGTCAATTTACTCAGCGGCACGGCCCAAGCTATTGAACCATTCCTGCGCGTAACCACCCAATCAAACCTTTACCTGCTTACTGCCGGGAACACTACCGGTTTACCGGCTCAGTTGTTAGGTAGTCACTACCTGGACAAGACCTTAAAGGCTCTACGTCAGTATGCTGAAGTCATCATTATTGATACCGCACCGTTGCTGATCTTTGCTGATACAACACTGCTCTTGCGGTCGGTCGATACCACGCTAGCGGTTGTGCGTTCTGGTCGAACGACAGAAGATCGTCTGCGCCAGATGCTCGAACTCCTACGTCAGACTGACATCGCTTGCCTAGGTATTGTGCTCAATGGAGTTGCCAGACGTCGACGCCGCCTGTTCCTTCCCAATATACGGCCAACCCAACCAACTACTCCCATGGTAGTTGCCAACCGGAGTGAGATTGTTGGTGATGCAGGAGATTGA